The genomic DNA GTAACTCTTGGTGAAAACACCCACCAAAATTGGACTACAgaagactgggaaaaaaaaaaaaaaaaaaaaacatttgctggTCTGAtcagtcttgatttctgctgcaacgttcagatggtagggtccaAATTTGGTgttaacatgaaagcatggatccatcctgtcttgtTCAGGCAGGCGGTGGTGttgatggtgtgggggatatgtTCCACACTTTGGGTCTTTTATTACAAATGAgcttacctgagtattgttgctgaccatggcCATCCCTTTATGTACCCACTGTACCTATCTTCTAATGGCTGCCTCCAGCAGGATGGCACATAATGCCACAAacctcaaataatctcaaactggtttctggaACATGAcactgagttcactgtactcaaatggcatCCACACTcagcagatctcaatccagtacagcaactttgggatgtgatggaataggatgtgcagccaacacatctgcagcaactgtgtgatgccatcgtgtcagtatggaccaaacgttttccagcaccttgttgaagctgtgctacaaagaattaaggtcattctgaaggtaaaagggggCCCAACCCAGTCCTAggaaggtgtacctaacaaagtggttGGTGAGTGTGCTGCTCGTGTTATGGAAGGTCTTGCTAaggcagtgtttctcaaactgtggggtcaTGACACGTGGGGAGCAAACGACCTGGGTGGAAAAGTCAAGCAGAACAGATGTTGAACATCAGATTAATTCTCACAGTGGAACAAGGAAGTGTTAGCATGTGCGTTAGCACAGTGACTAGTGAAACTCTCCACATTGAGCCGTTGTGCCTCCAATTCACCACCGAGGGGCCACCAAAATGTCCTTGAGTTACTGCTCACTGACCTTTGACATCCATGTTGGCAAggagtgagaaaaaaataaatccacagcattcctgcagtttaatgtctttatttgcactctctctctctctttctcattctCATGAAACAAATTACAAGTGAAGAATGAGCTGATTGTTATTTATACAGGTGGCTTAAATTATCTAACAGAAAGTATACAGCTAGTACTACCAAATTTAAGGCAGAATTCCACACAGAAGTGGTCAATGATACCAATATAATTTTGACCCATTATTAGTTTCTCTAATCAACTAAGAACCATCAGTTAGACAATGGGAAAATAACATCTACAAGAAAAATCAGAATTCAACACTGACTTAATGCTAGTAATATATAAGTTACATTTTACATGGATAAAATATTCTATGTATTATACATTGTTTAGACTCTTTACTGTTATTACATGTTGCCCTTCCCAGAAAAAGGTATTATTGCATTTCTAGAACCATGGTCCTGCAGCAAGACAGTCAGTGTTTCTCCGGCatgcaggtgtttttttttttattttttaaagaaacaattAGCTTCAGATGTAACACACTGAGGGTCGTTTGGAGAGGAGATCACATGTCCATGGATGACACTTACTGACAGGATGGCAAAGAGTACGCAAGTGGAAAACATGGAGCTTTCTGTACAGTTACTCAAAAGTTCAGCATTGTCCAATTTGAGGCAAAAGCCAAGGCCAAATAGCAAGACAGTAAAAAGTTCCCAAACTATACTACCATGCTAGCTTGAAAACATGATTTTGcaaaaaagccccccccccaaaaaaatctcactgaaagaaatgagaaaatacttttattttatttttttgtttgtttctgagaGTTAGATCAAAGGATGGATGACTGTTCCTGTGAGCAATTAATATGACGCAATTGCTAGCAAGGAATAGTAAAACCAAAAGTGttgtttttacactttaattTATATACAAATTAAGAAGTAAGATGCAAAATGTGAGTtagcaatcttttttttttgttttttggttattttttaaacagaacCATGATAactgtttcattattttcactATCTATGCTAAGCTAAGTCAACTAGATGCTGGATTTAGCTTCATATTTAGGTCAGTCCCTTCATCCGACTCTCAGCAACAAAGCTAATTCTAAGTCAAACTATTTCTTTAAGTTTCTGGGGAAATGCTTTTTGCTAGAGGAGAGAAATTTATATGTGAAACAGCAATGGAAAAGATATGAGTGGTCACCGTCACAAAAACATTAagatatatatcatatataaaatgtatatttaatacttccaaaaaaattactttttgctATATAGCCAACTCTTTTAGATACCAGTACTATAGATTAAATTGGCAAATATCTACTTTTTCAGTCTATTGTATTGTGAGGCGCTAGATACAATAGCAGCATTAAATGCTCCACATAGAATCAATTATTTTGTGGTTTGCTGTAGCCTTGTTAAAAGGACAACATGTAGTTGttggaaaaatataaaaacatacaaaatacaaataaaataaagtttaaaaattgtttaaaattgtTCCTAAATTGGCCCATAGACACAGCAGTTACTGTAGGTGTCATGATTCTGGCATCCTTCTGTTGCTGGTATCACCAAATACTGATatacacagaaaaaagaacACAGGCGTGTCTCACTTTCCTCTCGTTAATACAGTTTCTAATAAATATTCTTTGTTTTACACGACTTACACAAAGACTTACATgacaaaaaaacacagtgtAGCACAGTACAAAGGTGGCTGAGTGTGGCACGGTATACTTGtttgttgatttactggttgaCAGCACAGTGGTTTTGCCAGTATGTGTCATCACAAACTTGTCTCCCTGTCCAAGCTCTTGTCATGCCTCCGCCGTTTGTGACGCTTTTCGCTGCTTCTGGAActgcacgggggggggggggggggaatttaaaccaaataaaaaatattacaaagagTTAAAAGTGTAAAAGAGAATTTCACtgccatgcatgcatgcatgcaaattTCTCTCATACAGTTTTATAGCAGTCTACTCCAACCTCTCAATATCTTTCAAATACAGTGACTAGTAAATGAGACACACTGCTATTAATTTACAACTAATACAGCATGCCAGGGCCACATTTGGCATCAACAAAACAGGAGTGAATAACATGCACACCTAAGCCATGCTGTCAATCCAATTCAACAGCCATTATTCCATCACCCGAATCAGAACTTGCTGGGTACATTCATCGTGCAACAATAAGTATTAACAACATTTAGGATGAGACTCTCCATGCCAAAGGGGCCACCTCAGAACTGCTTACCTTTGGGATATCAGCTTCTGAGAGGTTAGGAAGGGGAGCTTAGGGGTGGGATGAAATGAGAAAGGCAGGCAGGAAATTCTATGTTAGTCTGCTCAGTGGGAAATCTGCAAGGGCAGGACTGCTCCTAAACAAACACACTAGCTTGTCAGCTTCTTGGGAAAAGTAAATATTCCTTAAAAATAAACACCTGCCACTGCTGCTTTCCCAAACCTTTTGAGATTTGAAACTTGTAGGAGCCTACTTAGGATCTTGATCAATACGTTGTATTTGTTCTCTGCTGTATGGGAGAACTGGAAATCTGAGTAATGTAAATACGTGGCTAACCTTTTAGCGCTTGGTTCCTTCTTAGCACTCTCAGCAGGGTTGACACTCTTCCACACATTCCCAAAAGACCCTTTGGACATTTCATCAGTGATGTTTACTGTGGCTGGGTCACTCCTTCAAAGACGCattgcagaaaataaaacataatttcacTGACTGTATGAGCTTTTCTCAAATGTAGCATAAGCATATACACAATAGGTATGTCTGCACTCGCTAAAGATGGTGCTATGAATAAGGTCACATAGAGTATATCCACAATACTGGTAACAGCTTAGGTAAAACATACGTCCACTCATTATTTTATCAGAGCAAAACAGAGAATTTGGAGActgatttatataaataaaaaagcataaCCAAAATGCAGGCCGCAAGTTGGTAATTTGCTCTGTTCTTGCTGTGCTTCATCATTAAAAACCTGGATTAAGGAAAGACACTTCATCTTTCTTTTGTCTAGAGAAAGGTtatatgacaggaaataatACTGACcccaaaacattatttattgaaTAGGATATGATTAACAAACAACAATTTTGTGCAAATTATTCCTTGGATGGCATTAACCCTCTGAGGGCTAACTCATCCCAGACTCCATCACTAGCTTTAGACCCTTAACCCTACGTATTTGCATGGCTTGGTTTGAAACTATCCATGTACAAACTCTGCACGCGCTTATCCAAAAGACTTACTTATAGTGTCCCTCAAGTGGCACTTGTACAATGCCTTCCTCCTCTGCAATAATACTGTGTTCCTCCTgcgggaagaaaaaaatctgctgtaGTGGCAGAAATGTGAAGACATAAAAGTTCTTCTAAACAGTGGTCTGTTACCACACCTCTTGTGCAGCATCCTctagtttcttctttttccactCTGGCATCAGGTCATCCAGCCAGCTCAGGTCTCTCTTGGTGAAAATAAAGTCCAGCAACTTGCGAATAAACACTAGGGCCAAGACCTggagcagcagaaataaactgaCATCAAGGAGTCATATTCATTAGATGcgcaaatatatgcatacataaacacactTAGGTTACCATCATGGGGAAAACAATGGCAGCTTTGGAGGTCTTGATGATCCAGAGGAGGACCAAGCAGCTGAGCTGGATGATAGTAAAGAGATGGACCTTCCTCAGAGGGACATGACGAAGGTAGATAAAGTCTGGCTGATGTTTGGCGGGCATGCCAAACAGTTTCAGACGGTCAAAGAACTGCACAGATACAAACAAAGGATAATTAAGAATTTCCCCTGAAAGTGTTTCTGGATTATTtgttctaaaaagaaaaaaaatagcaggTCCACATTTCAGCTTACCTGAATGCCTCTGAGCGAGGAAGCCCCCATGTAAAGAAAGACTCCATATAACACAGGCATGGGAATAAACtggacacagacagaaaagcattTCCAAGATAAGCTAAAGTTTAGTTCAAAATGAATCTGTAGCCCCTTGGCCCATCCATAACAGTCACTATTCCCCTTCAGCTGAATTCAACCTACATGCTTTTACAGCACAGTCAGTGACCCCAAATCACGGCCATGTGGGCCTACAGTGGGTAGATGTGGTTGAACAGTGGGGCTGTGTTGGCAGGGCAAACCCACACTTACCCCATGTGAGCCCCAAGTGGGAGTGCTCACACAAGGCTAACAACAGTTTTGCCCTTTGGGTTTTCCATGGCAAGCCCTCTGTGAGCTTGCCCACAGAAAACCCACGTGGGACCCATGTACCTGTAGGCTAGCTGATGAGGGGCCCATAGCAATTTTGCCCTTTTGGGTCCCCTTGAGAGAcattcacccttttttttttgcactttgcaATTCTGGCTACATTTCTCATGAGCATACTATGGATATATGGGTGTAATTAGTTACCAATTCATCATGTGGTTTCaagtaggtggcccagtacatACAGTCGGTTATAATTAGACAGAACTGCCTCAGGCAGTattgttttaaatgaatatCTTAGCAATacagttttaaatgtgcattttaagTCTGTTTTGTGGGCATATGGGACAAATACAACTGTTCACAAAAGTGATGGCATAAATGTACTTTTGTTTTGGTGCAGACTCTACAAGGAACCAGTAATTCTCAAAAAATCTAGTAATGAAAACAAGCTTAACACCAAAGCTCCAGATAAATAGATAGTTCAGCAATAGTCTGCCAGGCTTTTTAAATAGCAAGGACTTTTTCCAAATGTCTTCTTTGCAAGCCTTTGTTCTATAAATCTAAGGATTTATGTTTAGGTTTTATAGTCTTCTGTTAGTGGTTTGGAAGGGCTTAACAAAATTATTGCTGGAGAATTATTGCTTTAGAccatgttttaaaaaagaaactctgGCTCCTatgaagtaaaatataaataaatgagcagtGGCGCAAGACTTTCGCACAGTACTGTAATTTGGTGCTAGATCTTTCTCTCACATttgatcacatttttttcatcagtttttggCACCTCAAGATACCctcaatgtgattttttttcaagaaacactcatttttaatatttttataagtATTAAGAACTAATAGTGAAAATGAGAGGCTTCTGTTTATCCCCTACCTTCAGCATGGAGGTCATGAAGACAGAGCATCCCATCAGGGTAAAGATCATGAGGCCAGTGAAGCGCTGCTCTCGAATGCCCAGGAACTTGGGCTGCTCTCCAGGGGCTGAGCACTCGGATTCCAGCTTCAGGCTATTCACGTGGGAGATGGAGAGCACAGTGGCTGCTACGAACCATGGCAAGCCCATTACTGAGCACACACCAAGCATCACCCCGACCACAAACAGATCCAGGTGATAGCCACAACCTTTCTGTAAGGGCAGGATGAAGGACACTGGGATTTAGATATTTAGATTTAGGTTGTAGCGCAACAGTTGAGGTAACCCTGGGGCTTCTAGGAATTCATCACATAGGCCACAATTAAAATAGCTTCTCTATATCAGTGTGAGCAGCTGAATTAATGAAATACCTTTAGTTTGTGTTCCTTCCTGTTGATGATAACGGCTGTGATCTGCTGGTCCATAAAGATGAGAATGGTGCAGAGCAGAGAAGGAATGAAGGTGATGATCGTGGTCCACCAGGGGTTGGGCCCCACAGGGTTTATAAGCCAGCCACGGTCATCCCTGGTTGGCTAAGAAAAGACAGCAAAAagaatatttgatttaaaaaaataattaaatataaataattaatgaaaacaaTTCTGTGCCTTCGTTCCTCCCCTCTGGTGAAGCCGATGGTGGATCAGTGCTATTTGTCTGTCTGCAAGATTTGTGCAATAACTACATGCTGAAGCATAAACAAAAGTAAGATATCTTGATGTGTATATAGAtcactttaattaaaacataaaaacagggCAGTGGACTTGGTTAGATAATAGATTTTAATGTAAACAGCAACTTTGACATGTAAGATTCATATGGACTTACTTTGAACTTATTGGGGACCTGTAATTTAGGTGAGGGGATCCCCACAGCATAATCGATGAACACCATACTGAGGATGGTGATGAAGACGGCAAAGTCGCTGATGATGGACCGCACCTACAGGAAACAAAGACACACTCTTCAGACAGAAGTATGCTACAAGGACTAAGATCTGCACAACTTGCATTACTGTGCAAGTTTGTAACTGCTTTACTCATTTAAACTACTCTGAACAggtaataaatctttttttatttttttacttttcaatttttttcctgtctttttttaaaatagtttgTTTGGCCattgttttgggattttttgGTGATTTCTTTTTACTGAATCTTTGATGTATTAGATTTAATACATTCTTTGTCATGTCTACTCTGATTAGACCAGTCGGACAGAGGCCTCATTGAAGAGCAAGAATTGTTTGtcctatttttgtgtttcatttgagTCAGTATTCCAATACATTACATCATATTACAAGGAGCTTATTAATCCCTTAAGACCCTCGCCACTTTTAAAATCTCTAAGAGATTTCCTTAGCGTCACTGAGTAATAAGTCTACAAAAGCCAATATGAGTTGAATTAAATTAGAGAGTAAATAGTGCCATTACACCAATGAGTCAGTGAAGTAATTTATCTAAGTAATTTCTTGTTATAATAAAAttagtaaaataaattaatttcttttataTGCATTCAGTCAAGATTACtattcagtgtttgtttatattctcTTTTTACTTTGGTTCAGCAATTTcttatgttttttgttgttgatttgaTGGTTGACTGCTTGATCCTTTGGATTGGTTGATTTTCTTCTTAACGTGCGTGTATGACAATGTTGTTTTCTCATTTCCATTTGCAAACAATCCAGTCTTAGTTGTTCTCATTTTGTTTCATGACATTTATTGGACAAGGGGTCAGTTTTGGGGCTTGTTTTGTTGAATTAGCTGGGAGCTATCAGCACAGTGTCCAGATCTTTCACCTGATTTTTTTGGCCTCGATGTACTGTTCTTCATCCAGACTACAGTGTAGCATCAATCACCACAAGGTGGCGCCAGGACACTACAGATTAGTGTGGCAGCATCAGGCCACACACGCTCATGAGCGTCATCCCAATGATGAATCATAGAAATTGTACAGACTGCCCACAAAGACTGCAGAATTTTTGCTGTGTCTAACACAACCAACTGACGGCAGCACAAGTTACCAATTACAAACATTTCAGATGAGTTGGTTAAACATATGTACCTTTGTGGGGAAGTAGCGGCTTGTCTTGAACTCCTTGAGAAAGGCAGACATAAAGACAGTGGAGAAGAACAGGACCACGCACCAGAAGAGGACGTCAGGAATGTAGGGGCCATGGGAACCACAGGCGCTGCCCTCAAACTCTCCGTGCAACATCTCGCACTCCTACTGGCCCCAGAGGacacagtgatgatgatgatgatgatgatgatgatgatgatgaagaagaagaaggtggaAAGCAGGGATAATGATGCCAATAAAAATTATTAGAGCAACAGTGgggatgatggtgatgatggatGTCAGTGTCAGTGATGAATTAGAGAATTCTGACTACCAAGAATGAGGCACATTCACCACTCATTTTCTTTACTATCTCTCTAGTGCATGATTCATTTATTTGCATACAGCAGGGGCCTCACCTGACTTCTACATCTAACATGTGTAGGAGTGATGCAACACGCTGCCAACAGCATGACTGCTAAGTGGCACGAGTCCTCACACTGCATCTGCACCCTTATTCTGCACAGCTAGATCCTATGAAATCCTGCCCACGTGTTTCTAATCCCTGTATAGTCATATGACGTTTGATGGAGCAACGTGAGGGCTGAGTGCAACACAACACTGAGGACTGCAAGAGATATCCCCAGCTTTCTAGGCATTTTGTTTTGGTGCTAGATTTAATTGCTAAATGAGCAGTTTCTGTCCAGGCTTGGCCTTTCTTCTCCTTAGCATCAGGCATTATTTCAGGCAGTATCTGCAGATGTTTTGCTATAACTCCCTAAAGATGTCAAGCTGTGCTTACCTTGACCTCCAGCATGGTCCAGTTGACCTGAGAGGCTGTGATGTTTCTCTCTTCCCAGAAGTGCAGAGTCTCATTGCTGGGGTCCCTGGGCTCCACACAAGAACATCTATGGAGGACAGATAGATTTAGTTTTCTTGAGTAATAACAACAGATCAAGATAAATATattgatataaaataaaatatcatctGACAGGCACTTCCTGAATCTTTTAATATTTGTTGTCATTAAGTGACTACTAAATGTCTTCAGAGCAATTGTAtagaaatttaaaagaaaatgtgcataCACATACAATATATAATATCTATACCGATATTGTAGTGATTAGCTAACCAAAGCATCTAAATGGGAACTAAATGACAAATAGTCTACACTGTAAATGCATACAAATTCCATAATGTTGCTATAACCCAtccaataaatattttaaggcTGCAGATTGGATTTTGACCCTAACCCTACAGCGAGAGATGAGCAATATTTCTACCACAGCATCTTTTCTTTGGACTTGAAACCTCTAAAAGAACATAGTGTCTTTCAACCATATGGACTAAGGTCTAAACTCCTCTTTCCAAGGTAGTGCTTTCTAACTTCAGGAGTAGGGCTTGTAGTGCTTAATATTTCTAACAGGTCATCTACTTATGGTCAGTCTCCATAATAACTCATAATATTTCTCTCCTTACTTTAAGCCTAGTACTTAGTGAGTTTTGAATCAGTTTTGCGACTGCTGTTCCAGCGTTGACTCAGTGACCCAATTTGCAATTCATTAGGGGAGGCagtgtcaaagtatccttggacaagatccTGAGCCTCAAACTGCCCAGCTGCATCCACCGATGTATGAGTGTCTGTAATCGAGAAAATGTGTCcgtttttgtttcctgtgagCTTTTGTCTTCAATTGTCTTTTGTTATCAGCTTGTCAAATCATTTGTAAAGCAAACTACTCTAACCTCCATGAAAGTGTGACAGACAAGTTAAAGAGAAATTGGCTGTGCTTCATCTTTGActgaacagaaataaataattctTTATCTGATTTTAGATTGTTTCAACAtagcaacttaaaaaaaaaaaaaaaaaaaagcatttggatCAACAGCTCCAATTTAAGAGGATGAGTTAAATAGTAAAGATAAGATAATACCTTTTCcatgaaaaatatttgttaCAGCTTAAAATGGCTCTGTACATATCCAAGAATGCAAACACAGATTAGCTCCTGCTGCACACCTGTTTGCCACTGGCCAGCAACTTCAGCATACCCAGTCACCTTTGACTTTGCTCAAAGACAGTAAAActagaataatttaaaaaaaataaatttagccATATTGAAAATAAAGTCTGAATAATCTAAAGCATATCATGCTTAGCTGAGTTTTTTAACTAAATGtggccataatttacaaaatgaatatcATGCCATATTAAAAGACCTGAAACTAGAAACTAAGAAATGTTTTAATGAGGCCAAAAATTAACTGAGAATTAGGGTTGTTTTCTCCACAGAATACAAACCAAACAGAATGCACAATAGCccctgtgatgtcatcaactgTGCCAAATAACCTGCAGACAGCCGCCATATTGGATCGCCCCCACAGTAGTGTGAATGAATGAACAGCTGTACTTTTGCATGGTGCTATTTTTCCTACCTTAAAGCAATTTATTCAACTTGAAAGCCATCCATTCATTCGTTTCTCCTataaaaaacctgttttttaATACAGTAAAACTTgagtataataatataatataataataatacctatTTAATAGGCAGGGTGATCAGTTTCAATGTATGCATGTTTTGCACACATGCCACATAATTAGCATGCTTTCATGACATAGAGTATCATTAAATTTTTAATATCTGTATTGAATATCaaacattttcatgattttcaatCAACCAATACAATAggaacaaaaaagagaaacatcGGGCATTTTTATACACGTATTATATACCAAGGTTAATATCTGTACATGTAATTCTTATAAGTTTAAGCAAGTAAAGGCAGTAAATGAGGGatatgatgagtttatggtACAGTATATAcaaatgatttgttttaattGTAGAATTTAGCatgtcaatcaatcaatcaagtcagagagagagagagagagaaaaacatgccagctgaaaaagaaaatcatacaTTAATTCATAAGGTTCAAAGTACACTCAGCTGATGTACTTGTGCAGCACATTCTTCAGTGACAGATCAGCTTTGCAGACATTAACAATCCACCTCAGACACctgaaacatgaagaaaaaatacaacctcagaCTTTTAATGGCACATGGCAGTAAATGGCATTTATGGAATGTAAAGCAGATAGAAACTAAAGCATATTAGCAAGAGAAAAAATAGGCCTCATGAAcggaaaaataattaaaaatatcaaatgtgTTATAATTCATCACTTTGTGAGGAGACACCCTCCTCCAGCTCACAAAACTTGCACCAATCTGTCTCAGGGAATAACTAGTCTGTTTCAAAGACAGCTGTCCATGACACAGCCAAGTCAGAAAGTGGGTCAGTCACTCactgtttatgttttaattgTGCAGAGAAGCTGGTCTCGTTCAGAGTCACTGAGTGCAGTTTTGCAAACGCATCAATTAGGTACGTTACAATAACTGCGTCTTCGGCCAGCAATGTTGTCCAAGCTCACCCTATTGCTTTTCAACATGAACGGTGCTGGCTGCTGATGGCACATTTGGACACCAATTTAAGGTACATGGatgcatatttttatgtttgacCTTAAATCTGACTTGGTTCcatcatgttttcttgatcatGAAGTAGTTTATTAATGCTCAGAATGCTCTGTTGTTAAAGCTGGAAAtgtaactttattatttttgcttagGCATCCAAATTTATCTTTTTCCATGCTTTTCCTATCTGCACAGGTTTCATAGGTATTTAGAAAGAATGAAATAATGTGTGTACTCACATGTCCTTGTCATTCTCTGGGTGAGGAAagcaatgaaaacatttaagcCCATCCTTGGATTCAGATCCTTGCACTCCGGTTGCTGTAGGTAATGGCGCTACAGTAGCACCTGTTGGAGCGTTTATGTTGCCTGCTTGGCTTTGATTTCTCCATTTTTTATTCCTACATCAGAACACAGAATATTCTGTTGATCAGAGTAACACTGCCTGTGGGAGCGAAACAAGATGGCGACACATCTGGAAATGATGTCACACACAAACCAGCCCAAAGCGAGGTTATGCATTCTGTTTGGTTTATATTCTGTGGTTTTCTCTATACAGACGTCTAAACAGAAGACACCCCCTgatggccattagaaagaatgtgGGTTTAAGGAACTTGTGAACTTCAGACCTGGAAACTCTGTCCATCTCTTATTTACAGTTTATGATCCCTTATGTTAAATAAACTTTCTTTCTGACTGAATGCTATGACAAGTTAGCCCCAGGCTACAACCTGAAAAAATAGGTTCCTAAGGTTTGCTATGTTTTCAGACTGTGTCCAAAGGTTGGTGCTCACTGACTGCTTGTTTCATACATAATATGTCTTAAAGAATACTGTGTGGACTTTGCAACATTTAATAAGCCAACAAACAAATAGATTAGTAATGAGAAAATAatgaacagaaaacattttcagtaAAGTAATCATTAGCTGCAGTCTTGAAACGCCACTTCTGAACTGTTGCATCATCAGCATGAAGTAACTTCTTCTgctgacatttttcaaaatgaaatgtcAGCGTCCCCTGCTGTCCACTATACCAGAATAGAAACTCGCAGAAGGAGCTTTTGGCTTGACATAGCCACCAGCCAGCTTAAAACACGATGATCcatcctgacacacacacacaacatgggATTATTCATCATAAAGCACAACCCAGCTCTGAAAAAAATGAGCAGTGTGCCCGCCACAGCACTGCGCCATCTGCCATTTCTTGACGCAGCAAATGACTTGAGCTTGCGTAGGGAAGTTAAGTACATTGTGCAAGGGCTGTAACTAAAATGACAAGATCAGAAATGAGTCGAACATACGAGTACATTGTGAGCTTCTGGAGGTTGTTGTTCTTGTTGATGGGATAGTGCACCCCCAGGTGAAATAGCTTTTCCAGGGCCTCATAGATGAAGATAATGCAGATCAGAGCAGCAAAAGCTTCCTCAGTGAAGCGTGTGATGTAACAGACAAGCGAGCTGGCATCCGTGGCCACCAGCAATAGACAGAAGAAGGCCGTCCACAGGCCAATACAGGCCCTCAGGGAGAGGTAGGAGAGGCCATATTCCCTGAGAGacacagaacaaacagaaacacacagcagtggTGGAAAACCAGGATACACAATTGGATCTCATTCCTCAAGGAATGCCAtatcataaaacacacacatctatCAAATAAACAGGAATATTATCGTGGAACAACAGCAGAGCGATGAAGTGAATGACTTACTTGCAGAACTTAAAGAGGATCTTCTCAAAGACAAGAACAGGCCCTGTGCTGCCCAGTATGGTGAGAGGCTGACCAGCAAAAAGAGAGTAGGCTATTCCAGTCATGGAAGCCCCAAATAAGGACTCGATAGCACTCTGgaaacacacgcaaacacatgcTGCATTTGGAATGGTCTAGGTCATTTGGTTTTCCTTTAAATTAGCATCTAGTGTCAT from Archocentrus centrarchus isolate MPI-CPG fArcCen1 chromosome 2, fArcCen1, whole genome shotgun sequence includes the following:
- the LOC115795826 gene encoding sodium-driven chloride bicarbonate exchanger-like isoform X3, with translation MDITDQGAQMEPLLPTEQSSQETKEVRTDEEAVVDRGGTRSMLTTNFEKEELEGHRTLYIGVHVPLGRRSHRRHRHHGHRHRKRSKERDSTAEDGRESPSHTDTPAQRVQFLLGTEDGDEEHIPHALFTELDEICLREGEDAEWKETARWLKFEEDVEDGGERWSKPYVATLSLHSLFELRSCIMNGTVMLDMRANSLEEIADMVLDQYEASGPVGEDARKRIREALLKQHHHQNHKKLANRIPIVRSFADIGKKQSEPHSMDKNGQTVSPQSQPANNEVKQDVSRENSAVDFSKIDLHFMKKIPPGAEASNVLVGELDFLERPVVAFVRLAPAVLLNGLAEVPITTRFLFILLGPLGKGPQYHEIGRSIATLMTDEIFHDVAYKAKDRNDLVAGIDEFLDQVTVLPPGEWDPSIRIEPPKNVPSQEKRKIPPVPNGVTDLGESEEHGGHGGPELQRTGKLFGGLILDVKRKAPHYLSDYTDAVSLQCLASFLFLYCACMSPVITFGGLLGEATEGRVSAIESLFGASMTGIAYSLFAGQPLTILGSTGPVLVFEKILFKFCKEYGLSYLSLRACIGLWTAFFCLLLVATDASSLVCYITRFTEEAFAALICIIFIYEALEKLFHLGVHYPINKNNNLQKLTMYSCSCVEPRDPSNETLHFWEERNITASQVNWTMLEVKECEMLHGEFEGSACGSHGPYIPDVLFWCVVLFFSTVFMSAFLKEFKTSRYFPTKVRSIISDFAVFITILSMVFIDYAVGIPSPKLQVPNKFKPTRDDRGWLINPVGPNPWWTTIITFIPSLLCTILIFMDQQITAVIINRKEHKLKKGCGYHLDLFVVGVMLGVCSVMGLPWFVAATVLSISHVNSLKLESECSAPGEQPKFLGIREQRFTGLMIFTLMGCSVFMTSMLKFIPMPVLYGVFLYMGASSLRGIQFFDRLKLFGMPAKHQPDFIYLRHVPLRKVHLFTIIQLSCLVLLWIIKTSKAAIVFPMMVLALVFIRKLLDFIFTKRDLSWLDDLMPEWKKKKLEDAAQEEEHSIIAEEEGIVQVPLEGHYKSDPATVNITDEMSKGSFGNVWKSVNPAESAKKEPSAKSSPS